Proteins from one Spirochaetota bacterium genomic window:
- the lepB gene encoding signal peptidase I: MLQYLSFVESEVIDLELNVISGSDSLKFFFKGAGYILLLIYSTIFIAAIDPFVKSSFELWTFIFGGTLTLILIIRFLNHIIKYMKHKNSRIIVHAESIELQKRDGNIQIPRDDIQYLKVDLFGNLIIRGNNDKSSFPLSLLSEEDRNSFFSDFKDMFPNRTEVFKKIWDFFEALLVAFILAMHIREFIIQAYYIPTGSMEDTLLVGDHLLVEKITYGSIIPKMLSMEKSIHLDFLGLRSIKRGDIIIFRPPNEEKKDFIKRCIAVSGDEFHIKGGYVYINGKRLEEPYVKGVTSYRGFSDKRIEGKVPEGKVIAMGDNRENSYDSRGFGYLPIERIKGRAFVLYWNTEQVKNLDFSRYGLIR, encoded by the coding sequence ATGTTACAATACTTGAGTTTTGTGGAATCAGAAGTTATAGACTTGGAATTAAATGTTATTTCTGGTTCAGATAGTCTTAAATTCTTTTTTAAGGGAGCGGGGTATATCCTCCTTCTGATCTATTCTACAATATTTATAGCAGCAATTGATCCATTTGTTAAATCATCATTTGAATTATGGACATTCATATTCGGTGGAACACTAACACTTATTTTGATAATAAGATTCCTTAATCATATTATCAAGTATATGAAACATAAAAATAGCAGAATCATTGTCCATGCTGAAAGCATTGAACTGCAAAAGAGGGATGGGAATATTCAAATTCCCAGGGATGATATACAATATCTTAAGGTTGATCTTTTTGGAAATCTTATTATTCGAGGGAATAATGATAAATCTTCATTCCCTCTATCACTTCTTAGTGAAGAGGATCGCAATAGCTTTTTTTCAGACTTTAAGGATATGTTCCCCAACAGAACAGAAGTATTCAAGAAGATTTGGGATTTTTTTGAAGCACTTTTAGTCGCTTTTATTTTGGCCATGCACATAAGGGAGTTTATTATTCAGGCTTATTATATTCCAACAGGTTCTATGGAAGATACCCTCTTAGTAGGAGATCATCTGTTAGTAGAAAAGATAACCTATGGATCAATTATCCCCAAAATGTTATCTATGGAGAAATCGATACATCTAGATTTTTTAGGTCTTCGAAGCATTAAAAGAGGGGATATTATTATTTTTAGACCACCTAATGAAGAGAAAAAGGATTTTATTAAGAGATGCATCGCTGTTTCCGGCGATGAATTTCATATTAAGGGTGGTTATGTTTACATTAATGGTAAGAGATTAGAAGAGCCTTATGTTAAGGGAGTAACGAGTTATAGAGGATTTAGCGACAAAAGGATTGAAGGGAAGGTGCCTGAGGGCAAGGTTATTGCGATGGGAGATAACCGAGAAAATTCGTATGATAGCAGGGGTTTTGGTTATCTTCCTATTGAAAGGATAAAAGGCAGGGCATTTGTTCTATATTGGAACACAGAGCAGGTTAAGAATTTAGATTTTTCAAGATATGGATTGATTAGGTAG
- a CDS encoding penicillin-binding transpeptidase domain-containing protein, whose product MLFLGIALFFIYKFYDLHFSEKINLSTNKEVKIKRGLIKDKNGLILAINIERDSLFANPEEIDNPEEVAKILSPHIRRPKHIIEKRLRKKKRFVWLKRKLNDKIVKRIEDMHIKGLYFKNEFHRIYPHDNLASNIIGFVDIDNRGLEGIEFRFDDHLSGRGKWGSHRHDEDLVVGVNLKLTIDRFIQYIAEREVQNGVEEFDAYRGMAVIIEVKTGRILAIAKYPNYNPNYYYKYSTEVIRNFAVVDSFEPGSTLKIISLAAILEGWPDVLNKKFLCSGKIKIADTTINCTGRHGRVNLKKIIRYSCNVGIIEIMKQINEENLFNVLDHLGFGKRIGIDLPGESNGILRSLDNWSGLSKYSISIGHEISVTILQLAGAFCAIANEGVYIVPRIIESLERDDGSIIKDFYPKKMGNVIKAEVAKKVLKIMRDVIINGTGKKAALQHYNVIGKTGTSQKPMKSGGYYTNKWIASFIGIAPFEDPDICILVVIDEPKNAISGGKVAAPIFANIAKRVLPYRGVKIDPHGHREPQKIQFKERKFDGSTLPDFKGLSISQALKVLVTMKKSHNVKYLFKGNGRIYKQQPVSRTAIKKDQEIILYLR is encoded by the coding sequence TTGCTTTTTCTGGGTATAGCCCTTTTTTTTATCTATAAATTTTATGATCTACACTTTTCTGAAAAAATAAACCTTTCTACTAATAAGGAGGTGAAAATAAAACGCGGCCTTATCAAGGACAAAAATGGTCTTATTCTAGCAATCAATATTGAGAGAGATTCCTTATTTGCTAATCCTGAAGAGATAGATAATCCTGAAGAGGTAGCTAAAATTTTATCCCCCCATATACGTAGGCCCAAACATATCATTGAAAAGAGGCTCAGGAAAAAAAAGAGATTTGTCTGGTTAAAGAGAAAATTGAATGATAAAATCGTAAAAAGAATAGAGGATATGCATATAAAGGGATTGTATTTTAAGAATGAATTTCACAGAATCTATCCACATGATAATTTAGCATCAAATATTATTGGTTTTGTTGATATTGATAATAGAGGCCTTGAGGGCATTGAATTTAGATTCGATGATCACCTTTCTGGTCGAGGCAAATGGGGTAGTCATAGGCACGACGAGGACTTAGTTGTAGGCGTAAACCTAAAACTTACTATTGATAGGTTTATTCAATATATAGCAGAAAGAGAAGTTCAAAATGGTGTAGAGGAGTTTGATGCATATAGGGGTATGGCTGTGATTATCGAGGTTAAGACAGGGAGGATACTCGCTATTGCTAAATATCCTAATTATAATCCAAATTATTATTATAAGTATTCCACTGAGGTTATTAGAAATTTTGCTGTTGTGGATTCATTTGAGCCTGGGTCAACGCTTAAGATAATATCCCTTGCTGCAATATTAGAGGGTTGGCCTGATGTTCTTAACAAAAAATTTCTTTGTTCTGGCAAAATAAAAATAGCAGACACAACAATTAATTGCACAGGCAGGCATGGAAGAGTTAACCTGAAAAAGATAATAAGGTATTCCTGCAATGTTGGGATTATTGAGATAATGAAGCAGATCAACGAAGAGAATTTGTTCAATGTTTTAGACCATCTTGGTTTTGGTAAAAGAATTGGCATTGATCTGCCTGGAGAATCGAATGGTATTCTTCGTTCATTAGATAATTGGTCGGGTTTATCAAAATATTCAATTTCGATTGGACATGAGATATCAGTTACAATTTTACAATTAGCAGGAGCCTTCTGTGCTATAGCTAATGAGGGTGTGTATATTGTCCCAAGAATAATTGAATCCCTCGAGAGGGATGACGGTTCAATTATTAAGGATTTCTATCCAAAAAAAATGGGGAATGTGATAAAGGCTGAAGTGGCTAAAAAGGTATTAAAAATAATGAGAGATGTAATAATCAATGGAACAGGCAAAAAGGCTGCTTTACAGCATTATAATGTTATTGGAAAGACCGGAACATCACAGAAGCCCATGAAGAGTGGCGGATATTATACAAATAAATGGATAGCCTCCTTTATCGGCATAGCTCCTTTTGAAGATCCGGATATATGCATTTTGGTAGTAATTGATGAACCTAAGAATGCAATATCAGGTGGCAAAGTCGCAGCCCCTATTTTTGCGAATATCGCCAAGAGAGTGCTGCCATATAGGGGAGTAAAGATCGATCCCCATGGACATAGAGAACCCCAAAAAATACAATTTAAGGAAAGAAAATTTGATGGCTCAACATTGCCAGATTTTAAGGGACTGAGTATCTCGCAAGCGCTTAAAGTCCTAGTCACTATGAAAAAGAGTCATAATGTAAAATATTTATTTAAGGGGAATGGGAGGATCTATAAGCAGCAACCTGTATCGAGAACAGCTATCAAGAAGGACCAAGAGATTATACTCTATTTGAGATGA
- a CDS encoding 6-hydroxymethylpterin diphosphokinase MptE-like protein: MISLYDANLSIIRETSPHLHTEIINSRDSCQVNVVDSRDGNKVPELALDGRRVFIHSKFDPIKEAKRLVAEIDVDRFDLFIVFGFGFAYQIEELLQLINDDALILVIEKDLWMIRAALRHRDLTAILRDNRLKFLVDPDEEAISDALRGKSTYRVSFIAPRGAFQVDPEYYNNIRNIARSYLSTKEVNIATLSKFEKIWSANIARNIQAFYHYPGANIFYNQFKDVPAIIVGAGPSLYESLEFVQANAGRALIIAVDTSYKILKRYGIEPHFCITVDPQVVNARYFEGDEHKQTILIADPTVHPSVFRLFKGDIAITGMAFKMMKWIEDVAGERGELAYGGSVATNAYDFAKRIGASPIVLVGQDLAFTNGLAHARGSYLDEEIYLRTYRLYSIQMFNRYQLTALPKIYVDGIKGDRVHTNQKMMIFLSWFEKRGDDKIINATTNGAIIKGVRHIASDDICFNDAEDDIFYKINSIYNSSIITPPISDNIRMRLLEVCQEMLGELNSLLPILERAVSLSLELVSLIKMNMRDQGKLDYILRKLSEVDKVVEKRDTLKDMISFTIQRVIHTITEGYKIDDKDDSLTDDELVAKRSNYLYTGLLEGSLYNKKIIHKMTALLG; encoded by the coding sequence ATGATATCACTATATGATGCAAATCTATCTATAATTAGAGAGACCTCTCCACACTTACATACAGAAATAATAAATTCAAGGGACAGTTGTCAGGTAAATGTTGTTGATTCCAGAGATGGCAATAAGGTTCCAGAGTTAGCGTTGGATGGCAGGAGGGTTTTTATCCATAGCAAGTTCGATCCCATTAAGGAAGCTAAGAGACTAGTCGCAGAGATTGATGTGGATAGGTTTGATCTGTTTATTGTTTTTGGATTCGGGTTTGCCTATCAGATAGAAGAATTATTACAATTGATTAATGATGATGCGCTTATTCTTGTTATTGAGAAGGATCTCTGGATGATAAGGGCGGCCCTAAGGCATCGCGATTTGACTGCAATTCTCCGCGATAATAGATTGAAATTTTTGGTTGATCCGGATGAGGAGGCCATATCTGATGCCTTAAGGGGAAAATCCACTTATCGAGTTTCATTTATTGCACCAAGGGGGGCCTTTCAGGTTGATCCTGAATATTATAACAATATTAGAAACATTGCGAGATCATACCTTTCAACCAAAGAAGTGAATATTGCAACACTATCAAAGTTCGAAAAAATATGGAGCGCAAATATTGCAAGGAACATTCAAGCTTTTTACCATTATCCTGGAGCGAATATTTTTTATAATCAATTTAAAGATGTCCCAGCAATTATTGTTGGCGCTGGGCCATCACTATATGAGAGCTTGGAGTTTGTACAGGCTAATGCAGGGAGGGCTCTAATCATTGCAGTAGACACCTCCTATAAGATTCTTAAGAGATATGGCATTGAACCCCATTTTTGCATTACCGTTGATCCTCAGGTTGTCAATGCCAGATATTTTGAGGGTGATGAACATAAACAGACAATATTGATTGCTGATCCAACCGTGCATCCATCTGTATTTCGTCTTTTTAAGGGAGACATAGCCATCACTGGTATGGCCTTCAAAATGATGAAATGGATTGAAGATGTGGCTGGCGAGAGGGGCGAGCTTGCATATGGGGGTTCCGTTGCGACAAATGCCTATGACTTTGCAAAAAGAATCGGTGCCTCACCCATCGTTCTTGTAGGTCAGGATTTAGCATTCACCAATGGTCTGGCACATGCAAGGGGTTCTTATCTCGATGAGGAGATTTATCTAAGAACATATAGATTATACAGCATTCAAATGTTTAATAGGTATCAGCTAACAGCTTTGCCAAAAATATATGTTGATGGAATAAAGGGGGATAGGGTTCATACAAATCAAAAAATGATGATCTTTCTTTCATGGTTTGAGAAGAGGGGCGATGATAAGATTATTAATGCAACAACCAATGGGGCTATTATTAAGGGGGTTAGACATATCGCTTCTGATGATATTTGTTTTAACGATGCAGAAGATGATATTTTTTATAAAATTAATTCGATCTACAACTCTAGTATTATCACCCCCCCCATAAGTGACAATATTAGAATGAGATTGCTTGAGGTATGTCAGGAGATGTTAGGTGAATTGAATTCTTTATTGCCAATTTTAGAGAGAGCTGTGTCCCTCTCTCTTGAGCTTGTATCTCTGATAAAGATGAATATGAGGGATCAGGGGAAGTTGGATTATATCTTAAGGAAGTTATCAGAAGTGGATAAGGTTGTAGAAAAAAGGGATACACTGAAGGATATGATTAGCTTCACAATACAACGAGTTATTCATACAATAACTGAGGGGTATAAAATCGACGACAAGGATGATTCATTAACCGATGATGAGCTTGTGGCAAAGAGATCAAATTATCTCTATACGGGGCTTTTGGAGGGTTCACTCTACAATAAAAAAATTATTCATAAAATGACAGCGCTTCTTGGATGA
- a CDS encoding CBS domain-containing protein gives MSTAKDIMITNVITITKETPVRKAIELMLEKRISGFPVVSRELSLEGIISEKDLLQLAFSDTIDGITVEAFMTTEVISFEEDSDLFDICDYFINQNIKRVPILSENKLVGIISRKDMLQYILEM, from the coding sequence TTGTCAACCGCAAAAGACATAATGATCACCAATGTAATTACAATAACAAAGGAGACACCAGTTCGCAAGGCAATCGAACTTATGCTGGAAAAAAGAATCAGCGGATTTCCAGTTGTATCAAGGGAACTGAGTCTGGAGGGTATTATCTCAGAGAAGGATCTACTACAATTAGCATTTTCAGATACCATTGATGGTATAACTGTTGAGGCATTTATGACAACTGAGGTAATATCATTTGAAGAGGATTCTGATCTATTCGATATATGTGATTATTTTATAAATCAGAATATCAAAAGGGTCCCGATTCTATCAGAGAATAAACTAGTTGGAATTATAAGCAGGAAGGATATGCTACAGTATATTTTGGAAATGTAA
- the rpsA gene encoding 30S ribosomal protein S1: MSTEKSDLNQQDDLIDNSVENEEVIDNECNQNFAELLENNHVDSHMYITGQMVDAEIIKIAGEWIFLNVGGKSEGYLEAKELIDEDGNLTVKEGDKIKAYLLSSQNEELHFTTRISGENAGLDLLQMAYKNGIPVEGFVEREVKGGCEVKIGNTRAFCPYSQIGMGRENIDKYITEHLPFKIIEFSENGRNIILSNRAILEEKRQAQIETLKDSLHEGKRIKGHVKSIQDFGAFVDIGGIQALLPISEISRGKVDDIRQSLSIGQEIEVAVINLDWENEKISLSIKELQPDPWDDAKIKYTKGSHHTGEITRITNFGAFVTLEPGLDGLIHISELGDNARIKHPREIVNEGERVEVQIAGVDIEKRRISLRPVVYSQKDSEMNNYQQYMNKKDDSYNPFSNLGDLLKDKIDKKK; encoded by the coding sequence TTGAGTACTGAAAAATCAGATTTAAATCAACAAGATGATCTAATTGATAACTCGGTTGAGAATGAAGAAGTTATAGATAACGAATGTAATCAGAATTTTGCTGAGCTACTTGAAAACAATCATGTTGATAGTCATATGTACATAACCGGTCAGATGGTTGATGCCGAAATCATCAAGATAGCAGGTGAATGGATATTTCTTAATGTTGGAGGAAAGAGTGAAGGATATCTTGAAGCAAAGGAACTGATAGATGAAGATGGTAACCTGACTGTGAAGGAAGGTGATAAAATTAAAGCATATCTATTATCTTCACAGAATGAAGAGCTACATTTTACTACCAGAATCAGTGGTGAGAATGCAGGACTTGATCTATTACAAATGGCTTATAAGAATGGAATTCCTGTGGAAGGTTTTGTTGAGAGGGAGGTCAAGGGCGGTTGTGAAGTAAAGATAGGCAATACCAGGGCCTTTTGTCCATATTCACAGATAGGCATGGGACGAGAGAATATTGATAAATACATTACTGAGCATCTGCCTTTTAAGATCATTGAATTCAGTGAGAATGGGCGTAATATTATTCTTTCCAATAGAGCCATTCTTGAAGAAAAACGACAAGCTCAAATAGAGACGCTAAAGGATTCATTACATGAAGGGAAAAGGATTAAGGGTCATGTAAAATCTATTCAGGATTTTGGCGCATTTGTTGACATTGGGGGCATACAGGCCTTGCTGCCCATCTCAGAGATAAGCAGAGGTAAAGTTGATGATATTCGTCAATCATTATCAATAGGCCAGGAAATTGAGGTTGCTGTAATAAATCTGGATTGGGAGAATGAAAAGATTTCATTGAGTATCAAAGAACTCCAACCAGATCCATGGGATGATGCTAAAATAAAATATACCAAGGGATCACATCATACTGGAGAAATAACGCGTATTACAAATTTTGGAGCTTTTGTTACACTTGAGCCCGGCCTTGACGGTCTTATTCATATCTCTGAATTGGGAGACAACGCTAGGATAAAACACCCCCGTGAGATTGTTAATGAAGGAGAAAGAGTTGAGGTGCAGATCGCTGGGGTGGACATTGAGAAGAGAAGGATATCCTTGAGACCTGTAGTATACAGTCAAAAGGACAGCGAAATGAATAATTATCAGCAATATATGAATAAAAAGGATGATTCATATAATCCCTTTAGCAATCTGGGAGACCTTCTTAAAGATAAAATTGATAAGAAAAAGTGA